One Pecten maximus chromosome 7, xPecMax1.1, whole genome shotgun sequence genomic window carries:
- the LOC117331627 gene encoding S-crystallin SL11-like isoform X2, producing the protein MPEYRMIYFDGRGRAEPIRLALAVAGQAYEDKRIKDNEEWEKVKSDMPQEALPVFSVDGDVISQSSAILRYVAREYGLYGDGNKSMTKVDTIISTYEDFFTEMIKPFMEKDGENKKEMIKTFGEKAVPKYVSFIGKILSDNPEKSGWLVGSKLTVADIVVFCMFGDVEGMLGKDTAKAFLEDVKLVAHNEKVASFPALKEWLAKRPKTPF; encoded by the exons ATGCCGGAATATCGTATGATTTACTTTGATGGCCGAGGGAGGGCGGAACCCATACGGCTGGCACTAGCTGTTGCAGGCCAGGCATATGAGGATAAAAGAATAAAAGACAACGAGGAATGGGAAAAAGTCAAGTCAG ATATGCCCCAGGAAGCACTGCCTGTATTCTCAGTAGATGGTGATGTGATATCTCAAAGCTCTGCGATATTACGATATGTAGCTAGAGAATACG GCCTGTATGGTGATGGCAACAAGAGCATGACAAAGGTGGATACAATCATATCAACCTACGAAGACTTTTTCACCGAAATGATAAAGCCGTTTATGGAGAAAGATGGAGAAAATAAG aaggaaatgataaaaacatttgGTGAGAAAGCGGTTCCTAAATATGTTTCTTTTATCGGAAAAATATTGAGCGATAACCCAGAGAAAAGCGGATGGCTAGTCGGATCAAAG TTGACGGTAGCCGACATCGTTGTGTTCTGTATGTTTGGAGATGTGGAAGGTATGCTTGGTAAGGATACAGCTAAGGCTTTTCTGGAGGATGTCAAACTGGTGGCCCATAATGAGAAAGTGGCTTCGTTCCCAGCGCTAAAGGAATGGCTAGCGAAACGACCAAAGACACCATTTTAG
- the LOC117331627 gene encoding S-crystallin SL11-like isoform X1: MPEYRMIYFDGRGRAEPIRLALAVAGQAYEDKRIKDNEEWEKVKSDMPQEALPVFSVDGDVISQSSAILRYVAREYGLYGDGNKSMTKVDTIISTYEDFFTEMIKPFMEKDGENKKEMIKTFGEKAVPKYVSFIGKILSDNPEKSGWLVGSKLTVADIVVFCIIDSLLQLTVADIVVFCIIDSLLQLTVADIVVFCIIDSLLQLTVADIVVFCIIDSLLQLTVADIVVFCIIDSLLQLTVADIVVFCIIDSLLQLTVADIVVFCIIDSLLQLTVADIVVFCIIDSLLQLTVADIVVFCILDSNSLTVDGSRHRCVLYT, translated from the exons ATGCCGGAATATCGTATGATTTACTTTGATGGCCGAGGGAGGGCGGAACCCATACGGCTGGCACTAGCTGTTGCAGGCCAGGCATATGAGGATAAAAGAATAAAAGACAACGAGGAATGGGAAAAAGTCAAGTCAG ATATGCCCCAGGAAGCACTGCCTGTATTCTCAGTAGATGGTGATGTGATATCTCAAAGCTCTGCGATATTACGATATGTAGCTAGAGAATACG GCCTGTATGGTGATGGCAACAAGAGCATGACAAAGGTGGATACAATCATATCAACCTACGAAGACTTTTTCACCGAAATGATAAAGCCGTTTATGGAGAAAGATGGAGAAAATAAG aaggaaatgataaaaacatttgGTGAGAAAGCGGTTCCTAAATATGTTTCTTTTATCGGAAAAATATTGAGCGATAACCCAGAGAAAAGCGGATGGCTAGTCGGATCAAAG TTAACGGTAGCCGACATCGTTGTGTTCTGTATAATTGACTCTCTCTTACAGTTGACGGTAGCCGACATCGTTGTGTTCTGTATAATTGACTCTCTCTTACAGTTGACGGTAGCCGACATCGTTGTGTTTTGTATAATTGACTCTCTCTTACAGTTAACGGTAGCCGACATCGTTGTGTTCTGTATAATTGACTCTCTCTTACAGTTGACGGTAGCCGACATCGTTGTGTTCTGTATAATTGACTCTCTCTTACAGTTAACGGTAGCCGACATCGTTGTGTTCTGTATAATTGACTCTCTCTTACAGTTGACGGTAGCCGACATCGTTGTGTTCTGTATAATTGACTCTCTCTTACAGTTAACGGTAGCCGACATCGTTGTGTTCTGTATAATTGACTCTCTCTTACAGTTGACGGTAGCCGACATCGTTGTGTTCTGTATACTTGACTCTAACTCTCTTACAGTTGACGGTAGCCGACATCGTTGTGTTCTGTATACTTGA
- the LOC117331627 gene encoding S-crystallin SL11-like isoform X3 produces the protein MPEYRMIYFDGRGRAEPIRLALAVAGQAYEDKRIKDNEEWEKVKSDMPQEALPVFSVDGDVISQSSAILRYVAREYGLYGDGNKSMTKVDTIISTYEDFFTEMIKPFMEKDGENKKEMIKTFGEKAVPKYVSFIGKILSDNPEKSGWLVGSKLTVADIVVFCIIDSNSLTVDGSRHRCVLYN, from the exons ATGCCGGAATATCGTATGATTTACTTTGATGGCCGAGGGAGGGCGGAACCCATACGGCTGGCACTAGCTGTTGCAGGCCAGGCATATGAGGATAAAAGAATAAAAGACAACGAGGAATGGGAAAAAGTCAAGTCAG ATATGCCCCAGGAAGCACTGCCTGTATTCTCAGTAGATGGTGATGTGATATCTCAAAGCTCTGCGATATTACGATATGTAGCTAGAGAATACG GCCTGTATGGTGATGGCAACAAGAGCATGACAAAGGTGGATACAATCATATCAACCTACGAAGACTTTTTCACCGAAATGATAAAGCCGTTTATGGAGAAAGATGGAGAAAATAAG aaggaaatgataaaaacatttgGTGAGAAAGCGGTTCCTAAATATGTTTCTTTTATCGGAAAAATATTGAGCGATAACCCAGAGAAAAGCGGATGGCTAGTCGGATCAAAG TTGACGGTAGCCGACATCGTTGTGTTCTGTATAATTGACTCTAACTCTCTTACAGTTGACGGTAGCCGACATCGTTGTGTTCTGTATAATTGA